The Paenibacillus sp. RC334 nucleotide sequence GGATTTTGAAATATATAAATAAAATCAGATTAGATGAGGAAAAGGAGTGACTGAGATGTCATTGAAGACCGCAGGAATTCATCATATCACGTCCTTTGCAGCAGATCCGCAGGGCAATGTTGATTTTTACGCAGGCGTGCTTGGGTTGAGATTAATTAAAAAGACGATTAATTTTGATGCTCCTGAAGTATATCATTTGTATTTTGGTAATGAACAAGGCAGCCCCGGAACGATTATTACCTTTTTTCCGGCGCCGGGTACACGCAAGGGCAAGCTCGGAGGCGGGCAGGTAGGAATTACAACGTATGTCGTGCCGTCCGGTGCTTTGGAATACTGGGAAAACCGTCTGCACAGCTTGAAGGTATCTTTCACGAAGGCCACTCGTTTTGGCGAGTCATTCATCCAGTTTCGAGACAATGAGGGCTTGCATCTTGAGCTGGTGGAGCGGGAAGATGGCCCTGTGAACACGTGGACAGCCGGCGGCGTGCCAGCGGATAAAGCGATCAAGGGCTTTGGCGGCGCAGTGCTGTTCAGTGCTAATTCCAAGCATACGCAAGGCGTGCTGGAGAACATTCTGGGAATGACTCCCATCGGAGAAGATGCAGATGCAGGCTACA carries:
- a CDS encoding ring-cleaving dioxygenase → MSLKTAGIHHITSFAADPQGNVDFYAGVLGLRLIKKTINFDAPEVYHLYFGNEQGSPGTIITFFPAPGTRKGKLGGGQVGITTYVVPSGALEYWENRLHSLKVSFTKATRFGESFIQFRDNEGLHLELVEREDGPVNTWTAGGVPADKAIKGFGGAVLFSANSKHTQGVLENILGMTPIGEDADAGYIRYQATGDLGNLIDIPVKDVPWGNGGAGTVHHIAWRAQDDAEHQVWNETVRQHGFGTSGIVDRQYFNAVYFREQGGILFEIATDPPGFTVDEELNELGHKLMLPEWFEPQRSLIESNLVPIEVRVLKQD